In Drosophila nasuta strain 15112-1781.00 chromosome 2R, ASM2355853v1, whole genome shotgun sequence, a single genomic region encodes these proteins:
- the LOC132785299 gene encoding anoctamin-1 isoform X4 has translation MLNLANAGGDAAANGDGLETPPQQPQHSDESAQLLDEQNSKFAATAAKQELEPPYTAPLAPYDMELVKKVKLKGKLVASDSIWSEEPKSSSSNNKRNRRPDADASSSFMHHERGEDVAKTSSESLDLHEKRSRFAESSASTLPLPEIDGPTLPNGKSNHSTPLLPMTDAGYDERECSCPLDFYQRPELNTSLFFADCSRSIDFVLAYKINLHEPTEAENAEKRRVFQENLIHQGLEVEFSEKEQIYFVKIHAPLEVLRRYAEILKLRMPMKEIPGLAVVNRSTKSVFSSLKSGCQSFLSNIYVDNNIFPKRAHRFTAIYSRDKEYLFDIRQDCFFTTAVRSRIVEFILDRQRFPAKRHNEMAFGIERLVAEGVYCAAYPLHDGEITEVGTMRELLYTNWASVKKWYRYQPLDDIKEYFGVKIGLYFAWLGYYTYMLLLASIVGLICFIYSWISLKNYVPIKDICDRSNDNITMCPLCDWCEFWKLRETCTYAKITYLIDNPSTIFFAVFMSFWATLFLELWKRYSAEITHRWDLTGFDVHEEHPRPQYLARLEHIEPTRTDYVTNIKEPTVPFWRMKLPATVFSFSVVLLLIALAFAALVGVVAHRMSVLAALKVNGSNMTTSNAIVIASASAAFVNLCVLYVLNYLYNHLAEYLTELEMWRTQTQFDDSLTLKIYLLQFVNYYASIFYIAFFKGKFVGHPGKYNTLFEHRQEECSSGGCLTELCIQLGIIMIGKQAFNTILEVYLPMFWRKVLAIQVGLSRLFSNTVKPDKTKDERWMRDFKLLDWGARSLFPEYLEMVLQYGFVTIFVAAFPLAPFFALLNNILEMRLDAKKLLTHHKRPVSQRVRDIGVWYRILDSIGKLSVITNGFIIAFTSDLIPRFVYRGLYSKDGTLNGYLNFTLSKYQIEPSNNSSITSCMYSDYREPPGSKNQYELSSTFYIILACRLGFVVVFENFVALVMILVRWCIPDMSVELRDQIRREVYITNEIIIDQEAQRARFERAKRSYSMRDPSENEVDAASVDEPNAKFLKIERLMNPNLSEIEMDSIIHGENKTTGISGADC, from the exons ATGCTAAATTTAGCTAATGCCGGTGGTGATGCTGCTGCCAATGGTGATGGTCTGGAAACACCTccgcagcagccacagcacaGCGATGAATCCGCTCAATTGCTTGACGaacaaaattcgaaattcgcCGCAACAGCTGCTAAGCAGGAGCTGGAACCACCCTACACCGCCCCGCTGGCTCCCTATGACATGGAGCTGGTGAAGAAGGTCAAGCTAAAGGGCAAGCTGGTGGCCAGCGATAGCATTTGGTCAGAAGAAcccaagagcagcagcagcaacaataagagAAACAGGAGACCGGATGCGGATGCATCGTCGAGTTTTATGCATCACGAGCGTGGCGAAGATGTCGCCAAGACATCGAGTGAATCACTCGATTTACACGAGAAACGCTCTAGGTTTGCTGAGAG TAGCGCATCGACCTTGCCACTGCCAGAGATTGATGGCCCAACGTTGCCCAACGGCAAGTCCAATCATTCGACACCTTTACTGCCAATGACTGACGCCGGCTACGATGAGCGCGAATGCAGCTGTCCACTTGACTTCTATCAGAGGCCTGAGCTCAACACCTCGTTGTTCTTTGCGGACTGTTCGCGTTCCATTGACTTTGTGCTTGCCTATAAGATCAATTTACATGAGCCCACCGAGGCGGAAAATGCGGAGAAGCGTCGTGTTTTCCAAGAGAATCTAATACATCAAGGACTCGAGGTGGAGTTCAGCGAAAAGGAGCAAATCTACTTTGTCAAG ATACATGCTCCGCTTGAGGTGCTGCGTCGCTATGCTGAGATACTTAAGCTGCGAATGCCCATGAAGGAG ATACCCGGTTTAGCTGTGGTCAATCGCTCCACGAAAAGTGTTTTTTCTAGTCTCAAATCCGGCTGCCAATCCTTTTTGAGTAATATCTATGTAGATAACAATATCTTCCCAAAGCGTGCGCATCGTTTCACCGCCATCTACAGTCGCGACAAAGAGTATCT CTTTGATATACGTCAGGACTGCTTCTTTACGACGGCGGTGCGTTCGCGTATAGTGGAATTCATTTTGGATCGCCAGCGTTTTCCTGCCAAGCGTCACAATGAAATGGCCTTTGGCATCGAGCGTCTGGTGGCCGAGGGCGTCTATTGCGCCGCCTATCCGCTGCATGAT GGCGAAATTACGGAGGTGGGCACAATGCGTGAACTGCTCTATACGAACTGGGCATCGGTTAAGAAATGGTATCGCTATCAACCATTGGACGATATTAAGGAGTATTTTGGTGTCAAAATTG GTCTTTACTTCGCCTGGCTGGGATACTATACGTATATGCTGCTGCTTGCCTCCATAGTGGGTCTCATTTGCTTCATCTATTCCTGGATCTCACTCAAAAACTATGTGCCTAT CAAAGATATCTGCGATCGCTCAAATGATAACATCACAATGTGTCCTCTCTGCGACTGGTGTGAATTCTGGAAACTACGAGAGACTTGCACTTATGCCAAAATCACGTATCTTATTGACAATCCTAGCACAATCTTCTTTGCCGTCTTTATGTCTTTTTGGGCCACGCTTTTTTTGGAGCTATGGAAACGCTATTCAGCCGAGATAACGCATCGCTGGGATTTGACGGGCTTCGATGTGCATGAGGAGCATCCACGGCCACAGTATTTGGCACGCCTCGAGCACATTGAGCCTACACGCACCGACTATGTGACCAACATCAAGGAGCCAACGGTGCCATTTTGGCGCATGAAGTTGCCAGCGACAGTTTTCAGCTTTTCCGTTGTGCTGTTGCTAATCGCTTTGGCCTTTGCGGCACTTGTTGGTGTCGTGGCGCATCGCATGTCCGTGCTGGCAGCTCTCAAAGTGAACGGCAGCAACATGACTACATCAAATGCGATTGTTATTGCCTCGGCATCAGCTGCTTTTGTCAATCTGTGCGTGCTCTACGTGCTGAACTAT ctGTATAATCATCTGGCTGAATATCTCACGGAGCTGGAAATGTGGCGCACTCAAACGCAATTTGATGATTCATTGACGCTTAAGATTTATTTGCTACAGTTTGTGAATTATTACGCTTCCATATTTTATATCGCGTTCTTCAAAGGCAAATTCGTTGGCCATCCGGGCAAATATAATACGTTATTTGAGCATCGCCAAGAGGAG TGCTCGTCTGGTGGCTGTTTGACTGAGCTGTGCATACAACTGGGTATCATAATGATCGGCAAACAGGCTTTTAATACCATTTTGGAGGTTTACTTGCCCATGTTTTGGCGCAAGGTGCTCGCCATTCAAGTTGGCCTCTCACGACTCTTTAGCAATACAGTAAAGCCTGACAAAACTAAGGATGAGCGCTGGATGCGTGACTTCAAGCTACTCGATTGGGGTGCTCGCAGTTTGTTCCCCGAGTATCTGGAGATGGTGCTGCAATATGGATTTGTTACCATATTTGTGGCTGCCTTTCCGCTGGCTCCCTTCTTTGCGCTACTTAATAACATACTGGAAATGCGGCTGGATGCCAAGAAGCTGCTGACACACCACAAGCGACCCGTCTCGCAGCGTGTTAGAGATATTGGTGTTTGGTATCGCATACTCGATAGCATTGGAAAGCTAAGTGTGATAACGAAT GGTTTTATTATCGCTTTCACCTCGGACTTGATACCGCGTTTCGTTTACCGCGGCTTGTATTCTAAAGATGGCACTTTAAATGGTTACTTGAACTTTACCCTGTCCAAGTATCAAATCGAGCCTTCCAACAACTCGAGCATAACTTCGTGCAT GTATTCGGACTATCGAGAACCTCCAGGATCCAAAAACCAATATGAATTGTCGAGCACGTTTTACATTATTCTCGCCTGTCGCTTGGGATTTGTGGTAGTCTTCGAA aaCTTTGTGGCCCTTGTGATGATACTGGTGCGTTGGTGTATTCCGGACATGAGCGTGGAGCTACGTGATCAAATTAGACGAGAAGTCTATATAACCAACGAGATAATCATTGACCAAGAAGCGCAACGTGCGCGATTTg AGCGTGCTAAGCGCAGCTATTCAATGCGCGATCCCAGTGAAAATGAGGTGGATGCCGCCTCTGTGGATGAGCCAAACGCCAAGTTCTTAAAGATTGAGCGACTTATGAATCCCAATCTGTCGGAAATTGAAATGGACTCAATAATACATGGAGAGAACAAGACCACAGGCATTTCGGGTGCAGACTGTTAG
- the LOC132785299 gene encoding anoctamin-1 isoform X5 → MTDAGYDERECSCPLDFYQRPELNTSLFFADCSRSIDFVLAYKINLHEPTEAENAEKRRVFQENLIHQGLEVEFSEKEQIYFVKIHAPLEVLRRYAEILKLRMPMKESLCNLRVHARSNRLHNAAHYLSKKVCQRVQIPGLAVVNRSTKSVFSSLKSGCQSFLSNIYVDNNIFPKRAHRFTAIYSRDKEYLFDIRQDCFFTTAVRSRIVEFILDRQRFPAKRHNEMAFGIERLVAEGVYCAAYPLHDGEITEVGTMRELLYTNWASVKKWYRYQPLDDIKEYFGVKIGLYFAWLGYYTYMLLLASIVGLICFIYSWISLKNYVPIKDICDRSNDNITMCPLCDWCEFWKLRETCTYAKITYLIDNPSTIFFAVFMSFWATLFLELWKRYSAEITHRWDLTGFDVHEEHPRPQYLARLEHIEPTRTDYVTNIKEPTVPFWRMKLPATVFSFSVVLLLIALAFAALVGVVAHRMSVLAALKVNGSNMTTSNAIVIASASAAFVNLCVLYVLNYLYNHLAEYLTELEMWRTQTQFDDSLTLKIYLLQFVNYYASIFYIAFFKGKFVGHPGKYNTLFEHRQEECSSGGCLTELCIQLGIIMIGKQAFNTILEVYLPMFWRKVLAIQVGLSRLFSNTVKPDKTKDERWMRDFKLLDWGARSLFPEYLEMVLQYGFVTIFVAAFPLAPFFALLNNILEMRLDAKKLLTHHKRPVSQRVRDIGVWYRILDSIGKLSVITNGFIIAFTSDLIPRFVYRGLYSKDGTLNGYLNFTLSKYQIEPSNNSSITSCMYSDYREPPGSKNQYELSSTFYIILACRLGFVVVFENFVALVMILVRWCIPDMSVELRDQIRREVYITNEIIIDQEAQRARFERAKRSYSMRDPSENEVDAASVDEPNAKFLKIERLMNPNLSEIEMDSIIHGENKTTGISGADC, encoded by the exons ATGACTGACGCCGGCTACGATGAGCGCGAATGCAGCTGTCCACTTGACTTCTATCAGAGGCCTGAGCTCAACACCTCGTTGTTCTTTGCGGACTGTTCGCGTTCCATTGACTTTGTGCTTGCCTATAAGATCAATTTACATGAGCCCACCGAGGCGGAAAATGCGGAGAAGCGTCGTGTTTTCCAAGAGAATCTAATACATCAAGGACTCGAGGTGGAGTTCAGCGAAAAGGAGCAAATCTACTTTGTCAAG ATACATGCTCCGCTTGAGGTGCTGCGTCGCTATGCTGAGATACTTAAGCTGCGAATGCCCATGAAGGAG tCCCTTTGTAATTTGCGCGTTCATGCGAGATCAAATCGTCTACACAATGCGGCGCATTATTTATCCAAGAAGGTCTGCCAAAGAGTCCAG ATACCCGGTTTAGCTGTGGTCAATCGCTCCACGAAAAGTGTTTTTTCTAGTCTCAAATCCGGCTGCCAATCCTTTTTGAGTAATATCTATGTAGATAACAATATCTTCCCAAAGCGTGCGCATCGTTTCACCGCCATCTACAGTCGCGACAAAGAGTATCT CTTTGATATACGTCAGGACTGCTTCTTTACGACGGCGGTGCGTTCGCGTATAGTGGAATTCATTTTGGATCGCCAGCGTTTTCCTGCCAAGCGTCACAATGAAATGGCCTTTGGCATCGAGCGTCTGGTGGCCGAGGGCGTCTATTGCGCCGCCTATCCGCTGCATGAT GGCGAAATTACGGAGGTGGGCACAATGCGTGAACTGCTCTATACGAACTGGGCATCGGTTAAGAAATGGTATCGCTATCAACCATTGGACGATATTAAGGAGTATTTTGGTGTCAAAATTG GTCTTTACTTCGCCTGGCTGGGATACTATACGTATATGCTGCTGCTTGCCTCCATAGTGGGTCTCATTTGCTTCATCTATTCCTGGATCTCACTCAAAAACTATGTGCCTAT CAAAGATATCTGCGATCGCTCAAATGATAACATCACAATGTGTCCTCTCTGCGACTGGTGTGAATTCTGGAAACTACGAGAGACTTGCACTTATGCCAAAATCACGTATCTTATTGACAATCCTAGCACAATCTTCTTTGCCGTCTTTATGTCTTTTTGGGCCACGCTTTTTTTGGAGCTATGGAAACGCTATTCAGCCGAGATAACGCATCGCTGGGATTTGACGGGCTTCGATGTGCATGAGGAGCATCCACGGCCACAGTATTTGGCACGCCTCGAGCACATTGAGCCTACACGCACCGACTATGTGACCAACATCAAGGAGCCAACGGTGCCATTTTGGCGCATGAAGTTGCCAGCGACAGTTTTCAGCTTTTCCGTTGTGCTGTTGCTAATCGCTTTGGCCTTTGCGGCACTTGTTGGTGTCGTGGCGCATCGCATGTCCGTGCTGGCAGCTCTCAAAGTGAACGGCAGCAACATGACTACATCAAATGCGATTGTTATTGCCTCGGCATCAGCTGCTTTTGTCAATCTGTGCGTGCTCTACGTGCTGAACTAT ctGTATAATCATCTGGCTGAATATCTCACGGAGCTGGAAATGTGGCGCACTCAAACGCAATTTGATGATTCATTGACGCTTAAGATTTATTTGCTACAGTTTGTGAATTATTACGCTTCCATATTTTATATCGCGTTCTTCAAAGGCAAATTCGTTGGCCATCCGGGCAAATATAATACGTTATTTGAGCATCGCCAAGAGGAG TGCTCGTCTGGTGGCTGTTTGACTGAGCTGTGCATACAACTGGGTATCATAATGATCGGCAAACAGGCTTTTAATACCATTTTGGAGGTTTACTTGCCCATGTTTTGGCGCAAGGTGCTCGCCATTCAAGTTGGCCTCTCACGACTCTTTAGCAATACAGTAAAGCCTGACAAAACTAAGGATGAGCGCTGGATGCGTGACTTCAAGCTACTCGATTGGGGTGCTCGCAGTTTGTTCCCCGAGTATCTGGAGATGGTGCTGCAATATGGATTTGTTACCATATTTGTGGCTGCCTTTCCGCTGGCTCCCTTCTTTGCGCTACTTAATAACATACTGGAAATGCGGCTGGATGCCAAGAAGCTGCTGACACACCACAAGCGACCCGTCTCGCAGCGTGTTAGAGATATTGGTGTTTGGTATCGCATACTCGATAGCATTGGAAAGCTAAGTGTGATAACGAAT GGTTTTATTATCGCTTTCACCTCGGACTTGATACCGCGTTTCGTTTACCGCGGCTTGTATTCTAAAGATGGCACTTTAAATGGTTACTTGAACTTTACCCTGTCCAAGTATCAAATCGAGCCTTCCAACAACTCGAGCATAACTTCGTGCAT GTATTCGGACTATCGAGAACCTCCAGGATCCAAAAACCAATATGAATTGTCGAGCACGTTTTACATTATTCTCGCCTGTCGCTTGGGATTTGTGGTAGTCTTCGAA aaCTTTGTGGCCCTTGTGATGATACTGGTGCGTTGGTGTATTCCGGACATGAGCGTGGAGCTACGTGATCAAATTAGACGAGAAGTCTATATAACCAACGAGATAATCATTGACCAAGAAGCGCAACGTGCGCGATTTg AGCGTGCTAAGCGCAGCTATTCAATGCGCGATCCCAGTGAAAATGAGGTGGATGCCGCCTCTGTGGATGAGCCAAACGCCAAGTTCTTAAAGATTGAGCGACTTATGAATCCCAATCTGTCGGAAATTGAAATGGACTCAATAATACATGGAGAGAACAAGACCACAGGCATTTCGGGTGCAGACTGTTAG